The following nucleotide sequence is from Oceaniferula flava.
ACGCGCACAGCCAAGCACAGTGCTGCTCGAACGCTTCCTACCAGCCTCTATCACTCCTCTTGATTCATGCGATGCAGCTCCTCCAGATACTCGACGCTCGGCAGCGGTTTCACCGCGCGAGCATGGCGGTCCATCATCTCCAAAACCTGATCGTGACTGGTCTGGATCAGCTCCTCGATCACCTCCGCCTCCGGTAAGTTTTTCCAGTATTTTTTCGGCATCTCCGACTGCATCATCTTGATTTTCACCCGGGCCGGATTGAAAATATTGCGGTAGTAGGCCAGCCAATAGCGTTCCAAAGCATCTTCATCCTTCGGCACCTGATCCTTGCTCACGCCTTCACTGAATTCCATCTGCCGACCGTCCCAGTGCGCGCATTCGTCCGGACTCAAGATCGACCACTTCATCCCGGTGAAGCGTTTCCTGAAGAACGGCGCATTCACTCTAACAATACGATGCTCCGGCTCGAACCATGCCACGTAGTGCTCCTCGCCATCGCCTTCGATCAGCTTGAAACGCACGAAGGCTCGCATTTTATGAATGTCGCGGCGGATGGCGGCCTGCATTTTCTGCAAACTCAACATGCGCGCATCGGTTTGATTTTTTAACAGCGACCGATCCCCCTGCACGGTGATCTGCCACAATAGCTCGTATAACAAGCTCCACTGCTGATCAGAGCGATGGCAGGCAACACTTTCCGCAAGCCTAACAAATGCCCGAGGAACCTTGTGATCCGGGGCCTTTTGAGTCGGCAAATACTCTGCCGGATCTTCTTGTGTAATGCTCGGGGTGGAAAAATCGAACTCGTCCGCGGTTTCTGATGTTTTTGTCGACCACAGCACCTCTGCCGGCGAAATTTGCTGCCCCAAGAGCTGACGTGCTTGGCGACGCCAGGCATCAAAGCTAGGTTGGATCATGACGTTTTTCATGTGGTATAAGGGATGCGGTTCATCGCGCAGAGATTAAAATTCTCCATGATGTGCCTCCTTCGCGGTCGATAGGTCACTACTGACTGGTTTGCTTGTCGATGGCGGATCAAAGGACAACTCCAGCTGCTCCGGCGGCGGCGCGAAGTGCGCCCGCAGTCGCTCGCTACTCCACTCCAATCGACTCGGTGAGTGATCGATGCAGATCATGAACGGCAGGCACTTTTTCAAATTCACCCGTAGCTTGATCAGGTCCTGAAGCCGCAGCGCGTGGTGACGGCGCAACCCGACGATCCGCTGCGCATTTCTCACTCCCAGACCGGGGATGCGATACAGCAGTTCGATCGGTGAACGGTTCACATCCACGGGAAACACCTGCCGGTTGCGCAGCGCCCAAGATAATTTTGGGTCGATATCGAGATCCAGATTAGGCGCCTCGGCCGGCATCAGCTCGGCGACATCGTAGCCATAAAAACGCAGCAGCCAATCCGCCTGATAGAGCCGGTGCTCGCGCACCAGCGGCGGTGACTTCAGCGGCAAGATCACCGAGGGCTCGGGGATGGGACTGAAGGCGGAGTAATACACGCGGTTAAGCTTGAAGTTGCCGTAGAGATCTTCGGCCCGAGTGAGAAAGTGGGCATCCGTGGAACCATCTGCTCCGATGATCATCTGGGTGGACTGCCCGGTGGCAAAGGTGCCGACCTGACTGCGCACCTTCTTTTTCCTGAGCTCGCGCTTGATCACCTTCGACTCCTTGATCTTCTCGCCAATGCTACCCATCGCATCGCGGGTGCGGGCGACATTTTTCTCTGGCGCCAGCTTGGCCAGCGTTTCTTGTCGGGGCAGCTCCACGTTGATACTCAGCCGA
It contains:
- a CDS encoding TIGR03915 family putative DNA repair protein, with amino-acid sequence MIQPSFDAWRRQARQLLGQQISPAEVLWSTKTSETADEFDFSTPSITQEDPAEYLPTQKAPDHKVPRAFVRLAESVACHRSDQQWSLLYELLWQITVQGDRSLLKNQTDARMLSLQKMQAAIRRDIHKMRAFVRFKLIEGDGEEHYVAWFEPEHRIVRVNAPFFRKRFTGMKWSILSPDECAHWDGRQMEFSEGVSKDQVPKDEDALERYWLAYYRNIFNPARVKIKMMQSEMPKKYWKNLPEAEVIEELIQTSHDQVLEMMDRHARAVKPLPSVEYLEELHRMNQEE